The following nucleotide sequence is from Embleya scabrispora.
GGCGCCCGCAGCACCTTCGCCAGCGCGTCCAGCGTGCCCGGCCAGGCGTGTCCGGGCGAGGCCGCGAACCCGACCAGGACGCCCTCCTCGGGGGCCGGTCCGTGCCACAACTCGCGGACGCCGCGCAGCGCCATCCCGCACGCCGCGGCGCGCGCGAGCACCAGGTCCTCGTCCGGTCCGCCCGGCGGCAGCGTCATCAGCACATGCAGCCCGGCCGGCACACCGCGGAACTCCCGTCCGAAAGCGGCTCGTTCCGTGCCGAAGCGGCGCACGAGCTGCTCGCGTCGCCGGCGATAGCTCAGCCGCGCCGCGCGCACGTGCCGCTCGTAGTCGTGCCGGTCCAGCAGATCCGCCAGCACCGACTGGCCCAGCCCCTGGGTGTGCCAGTCGGCCCGGTGCTTGGCCCGCACCACCGGTTCGACCAGGTGTCCGGGCAGGGCCAGCCAGGCCAACCGCAGCCCCGGCCCCAACGTCTTGGACACCGACCCGCAATACGCCACATGCTCCGGCGCCATGCCCTGCAACGCGCCGACGGGCTGCCGGTCGTAGCGGAACTCGCCGTCGTAGTCGTCCTCGACGATCAGCGCGCCGCTCGCCCGCGCCCACGCGCACACCCGGTGTCGGCGTCCGGGTCGCAGCGGCACGCCGGTCGGATACTGGTGCGCCGGCGTCAACACCACCGCGCCGAGCGCCGGATCGGCCAACGGCTCGAAGCGCGCCCCCTCGGCGTCCACCGGCAGCGGCACCACCGCCGGCCCGGCGCGGCGGATCACGTCCCGGTACACGTTGTGCCCGGGGTCCTCCATCCCCACCGCACGCACCCCGGCCTCGGCCAGGACGCTCGCGAGCAGTGCGATCGACTGGTAGAAGCCCGAGGTGACCACGATGCGATCCGGCGTGGTCAGCACTCCTCGGGTGCGGCCGAGGTGTTCGGCCAGCGCGGTGCGCAGTTCGAGCCTGCCCTGCGGATCGCCGACGCCGTGCACCGCGAGCGGCGCGGCGGTGGTGAGTACGCGGCGGGTGGAGCGCAGCCAGGCGGCGGTCGGGAAGGCCGACACGTCCGGCAGGCCCGGGCGCAGGTCGAACCGGGGCGCGATGGTCTCCGGTGCGCCGTGCGAGGTCTTCGGCACGGCCGGTCCCGGCAGGTCGGCGACCCGGGTGGCGGCTCCCTGCCGGGCGATCAGGAACCCTTCGGCGACCAGCTGGTCGTAGGCCGCGGTGACCGTCCCGCGGGCGAAGCCCAGGTCGGCGGCGAGCCCGCGCGTGGACGGCAGCGCGGCACCGGGCGCCAGCCGCCCGCCGCGGATGGCCGCCCGCAGGGCCCGCTCCAGACCGACCCGGCGGCCCTCGGCGGTGTCCACGTCGACGTGCAGGTCGATCGCGGCGGCCACACCGCCCGCGTCGGGCGCACCGGTCGCCGCGTCCACCGCGTCCGCCGCGCTCACGGAACTGGACCAATCCTTCGGCATTTCACTGGATCTTAACCCTGGTCCGGTGGCGCCCGTAGCGTCTGCGTCATCACGACCGGTTACACCGGAACAACGTTTCCCCTCGCCCTCAAGGACCGCCCGATGATCGTGTTCGCGCATCTCAGTGACACCCACCTCGACGGCAGCCGGCGGGCCGCCAAGCGCACCCGCGCGACGATGGAGCACCTGAACGCGCTTCCCTTCGACCTGGACGCGGTCCTGGTCACCGGCGACATCGTGGACCACGGTTCGCCCGCCGAATACGACGAGGCCCGCGCCGTGTTGGCGTCCAGGCACCCGCTGCTGATCCTGCCCGGCAACCACGACGTACGCGGACCCTTCCGGAAGGGGCTGCTCGACGAGCCCGCCGACGACGCCCCGATCAACCGGGCGCATCGTACGGAGCGCGCGGTGTACGCGCTGTGCGACTCGTCGATCCCGGGCCGTGACGACGGTCTGATCGCCGACGAGACGCTGACCTGGTTGACCGGGGTGCTGGACGAAACCCCGTCCTCCGTACCGGTGTTCGTGGCCTTCCACCACCCGCCCGTGGAGTTGGGCATCCCGACCATCGACGCGATCCGCCAGTTCGGCGCGGACCGCCTCGCCGCCGTGGTCGCCGACCGGCCCAACGTGGCCGCACTGCTGTGCGGGCATGCGCACACCCCCGCGGCCACCACGTTCGCCGGCAAGCCGTTGATCGTCGCCCCGGGCGTGGTCTCCACCGTCAACCTGCCGTGGGAGCGCGCCGACGAGGACGCGCCGTTCGTCGACGTGGACATCCCGCCCGCGCTCGCCTTCCACGTCCTGGACGACGCCGGGCGGCTCACCACACACTTCCGCACCGTGGTCTGACCGCCCGATAGCGTGCCACGGTACGCCGATCCGAGCGAAGGGGGCCGCTCATGTTCGAACGACGCCGGCAGGACCCGGGGGGCACGGACGGGGTCGGTTTCACGGCGGGCCCGGTGCGGGTGGTCGCGGCGGCGGGCAGCGTGGTCGGCACCCGGTATCGGGCCAACTTCGACGTGTTCGGCCTGGACCCGGACCTGCGCCTGGCCGCCGTGGTCGACGGCATGGGCGACGGACCCGGGAGCACGGCGGCCGGACGGATCGCGATGACCGGGTTCACCGAGGCGGTCCGCCGCGCCGTGCGCGGGGGCGGCGCGGCAGGCCCCGCGGCGCTGCGGGCGGGCGTGGCCGGCATCCAGGACCGGGTGCTGGCCGCGGCCCGCGACCTGGACGGGGTCACCGGGTGCACGCTCACCGCGCTGGTCGCCAACGCGGGCGCGGGCAGCGACCCCGAGGCCGCCGCGTGGCTGGTCCAGATCGGTGATTCGCGTGTGTATCGCCTGCGGGCCGGATACCTCGAGTTGCTGACGGGAGATCACACCGAGGCGTGGTTGGGCGCGGT
It contains:
- a CDS encoding PLP-dependent aminotransferase family protein, with the translated sequence MDLHVDVDTAEGRRVGLERALRAAIRGGRLAPGAALPSTRGLAADLGFARGTVTAAYDQLVAEGFLIARQGAATRVADLPGPAVPKTSHGAPETIAPRFDLRPGLPDVSAFPTAAWLRSTRRVLTTAAPLAVHGVGDPQGRLELRTALAEHLGRTRGVLTTPDRIVVTSGFYQSIALLASVLAEAGVRAVGMEDPGHNVYRDVIRRAGPAVVPLPVDAEGARFEPLADPALGAVVLTPAHQYPTGVPLRPGRRHRVCAWARASGALIVEDDYDGEFRYDRQPVGALQGMAPEHVAYCGSVSKTLGPGLRLAWLALPGHLVEPVVRAKHRADWHTQGLGQSVLADLLDRHDYERHVRAARLSYRRRREQLVRRFGTERAAFGREFRGVPAGLHVLMTLPPGGPDEDLVLARAAACGMALRGVRELWHGPAPEEGVLVGFAASPGHAWPGTLDALAKVLRAP
- a CDS encoding metallophosphoesterase, whose protein sequence is MIVFAHLSDTHLDGSRRAAKRTRATMEHLNALPFDLDAVLVTGDIVDHGSPAEYDEARAVLASRHPLLILPGNHDVRGPFRKGLLDEPADDAPINRAHRTERAVYALCDSSIPGRDDGLIADETLTWLTGVLDETPSSVPVFVAFHHPPVELGIPTIDAIRQFGADRLAAVVADRPNVAALLCGHAHTPAATTFAGKPLIVAPGVVSTVNLPWERADEDAPFVDVDIPPALAFHVLDDAGRLTTHFRTVV
- a CDS encoding PP2C family protein-serine/threonine phosphatase, which translates into the protein MFERRRQDPGGTDGVGFTAGPVRVVAAAGSVVGTRYRANFDVFGLDPDLRLAAVVDGMGDGPGSTAAGRIAMTGFTEAVRRAVRGGGAAGPAALRAGVAGIQDRVLAAARDLDGVTGCTLTALVANAGAGSDPEAAAWLVQIGDSRVYRLRAGYLELLTGDHTEAWLGAVYGWYAADSPQAAAARYRLGRYLGHPGRPEPDVLNVTLRPGDVYLLCTDGVAEQVDYRTLGRLLAAPGAPAGIVDRLLTATLDAGGHDNATAVVLRVRESAAGSTP